A part of Capsicum annuum cultivar UCD-10X-F1 chromosome 6, UCD10Xv1.1, whole genome shotgun sequence genomic DNA contains:
- the LOC107875511 gene encoding thylakoid lumenal 15 kDa protein 1, chloroplastic has product MAILTFSLCCSKLPSNQKTHTLHHQSTRHVSLKSPDIQKNSFISLGESFSRASFLAIVSASLVFASNPALAFKGGGPYGAGVTRGQDLTAKDFSGQTLIKQDFKTSILRQANFKGAKLLGASFFDADLTGADLSDADLRGADFSLANVTKANLSNANLEGALATGNTSFKGSIIQGADFTDVPLREDQREYLCKVADGVNPVTGNATRETLLCE; this is encoded by the coding sequence atggcAATTCTCACCTTCTCCTTGTGTTGTTCCAAACTCCCCTCAAATCAAAAAACTCACACTCTCCATCATCAATCAACTCGACATGTTTCTCTAAAATCACCTGACATACAGAAAAATAGTTTCATATCTTTAGGTGAATCATTTTCAAGAGCAAGTTTTCTTGCCATTGTTTCTGCCTCGCTCGTTTTTGCATCAAATCCCGCTTTAGCATTCAAAGGCGGAGGTCCATACGGAGCTGGAGTAACAAGAGGCCAAGATCTTACAGCTAAAGATTTCAGTGGACAAACATTAATCAAGCAAGATTTCAAAACTTCTATACTCAGACAAGCTAATTTTAAAGGTGCTAAGTTACTCGGAGCTAGCTTCTTTGATGCTGATTTAACTGGTGCTGACCTTTCTGATGCTGATCTTAGAGGTGCTGATTTTTCGTTAGCTAATGTGACGAAGGCGAATTTAAGTAATGCTAACTTGGAAGGAGCACTTGCAACTGGCAATACATCTTTTAAGGGGTCGATTATACAAGGAGCAGATTTTACCGATGTCCCTTTAAGAGAAGATCAACGCGAATATCTTTGTAAAGTTGCTGATGGGGTGAATCCAGTAACCGGTAATGCAACACGAGAGACATTGCTTTGCGAATAG